The Nocardia arthritidis genome has a window encoding:
- a CDS encoding BTAD domain-containing putative transcriptional regulator translates to MRVWLLGPFEVRTGDGVPVEISGARVRALLAALALEPGRVVGRARLVDWIWGEEPPADAANAVQALVSRLRRVLPDGSIEAESGGYRLAVAPEAVDVSRFESLVAQARTAEDPARADLLREALGLWRGTALQDIALPGSEAFDAAVTRLNELHLAALGDRVDADIRLGRGADLISELTELTAAYPLREGFVAALMRAFAEAGRGAEALVVYQRMRERLDEELGVEPSAELSALHTALLRGEIGGREESRRTNLRAELTSFIGEDDTVAAVSDLLTEHRLVTLTGPGGSGKTRLATETARTMLGELPDGTWLVELAPVRTGGDVAQAALTAIGLRDQALLGAGSAADPVDRLVAALRDRMALLILDNCEHVIEAAATFAARLLGECRRLRILATSREPLGITGEVLWQVEPLVLPRAGADSAEVAASPAVRLLQDRARAVRRDIAADEPAVSAMARICRALDGMPLAIELAAARLRTMSIDQLADRLDDRFRLLNSGSRTALPRHRTLRAVVDWSWDLLSEAERAVLRRLSVFADGASLEAAERVCADETLDSDQVLELLTALVEKSLILADGGGAPRYRMLDTIREYAAHRLAEAGETEQIYRAHLTYFTELVERADPHLRRAGQLEWLATLEAEHANIAAALRRAIAEGRAAEAMRLVAAAGWYWLLSGRKAEGTELGTAAASLPGEVPDAVRAMAYFFVGLLVTAGYGAPEQAEKWIHEAHRLAERAAGGHPLLSFIAPFEVILREPMEFAAAYEPLITNDDPWQRAQGRLHRGRFRLRLGLDEAGGEADIALALAEFRALGERWGISLALTSLADHLALHGEFARACEHYDEAIAALAEVGATEDAVGALARQAQLYWLLGDETRSRSAMAEAQRCAEQIVWPDALIVLALAKAELARWRGEPDETYEQIAVVRAISGDAENISVDARIDDLNGYLAQDLEQARAYRTKAFRGAVQDGYQPLIAQVLIGIADLALRQGRPEQAARLLAASDSVRGMPDRAQPDVARIADDARNRLGDIAFAEATRVGGQADWRELAELTLAS, encoded by the coding sequence GTGCGTGTTTGGCTGCTCGGGCCCTTTGAGGTGCGGACCGGGGATGGGGTTCCGGTGGAGATTTCGGGTGCCCGGGTGCGTGCGTTGTTGGCGGCGCTCGCGCTGGAGCCGGGGCGGGTTGTCGGGCGGGCGCGGCTGGTGGATTGGATTTGGGGTGAGGAGCCGCCGGCGGATGCGGCGAATGCCGTGCAGGCCTTGGTATCTCGGCTGCGCAGGGTGTTGCCGGACGGGTCGATCGAGGCGGAGTCCGGTGGGTACCGGCTTGCGGTGGCGCCCGAAGCGGTCGACGTGAGCCGATTCGAGTCGTTGGTCGCTCAGGCGCGCACCGCGGAGGATCCGGCGCGGGCGGATCTGTTGCGCGAGGCATTGGGTCTGTGGCGCGGAACGGCCTTGCAGGACATCGCATTACCGGGCAGCGAAGCATTCGACGCGGCGGTCACCCGGTTGAACGAGCTGCATCTCGCCGCGCTCGGCGACCGGGTGGACGCGGATATCCGCCTCGGCCGCGGCGCGGACCTGATCTCCGAGCTGACCGAGTTGACCGCCGCGTATCCGCTGCGGGAGGGCTTCGTCGCGGCGCTGATGCGCGCATTCGCCGAGGCGGGGCGCGGTGCGGAGGCGCTGGTCGTCTACCAGCGGATGCGCGAACGGCTCGACGAGGAGTTGGGTGTCGAGCCCTCGGCCGAACTCTCCGCGCTGCACACCGCGCTGTTGCGTGGCGAAATCGGCGGCCGGGAGGAGAGCCGCAGGACGAATCTGCGCGCGGAACTCACCAGTTTCATCGGCGAGGACGACACCGTCGCCGCGGTTTCCGATCTGCTCACCGAGCACCGGCTCGTCACCCTGACCGGGCCGGGCGGTTCGGGCAAGACCAGGCTGGCCACCGAGACGGCGCGCACGATGCTCGGCGAACTTCCGGATGGCACGTGGCTGGTGGAATTGGCGCCGGTGCGCACGGGCGGTGACGTCGCGCAGGCCGCGCTCACCGCGATCGGCCTGCGCGACCAGGCGCTGCTCGGCGCCGGCTCGGCCGCTGACCCGGTGGATCGGCTCGTCGCCGCGCTTCGGGACCGGATGGCGCTGCTGATTCTGGACAACTGCGAGCATGTGATCGAGGCGGCCGCGACCTTCGCGGCCCGGCTGCTCGGCGAATGCCGCAGGCTGCGGATCCTGGCGACGAGCCGGGAGCCGCTCGGTATAACGGGCGAGGTGCTGTGGCAGGTCGAGCCGCTCGTATTGCCAAGGGCGGGTGCGGATTCCGCCGAGGTCGCAGCGTCGCCCGCGGTGCGGCTGCTGCAGGACCGGGCCCGCGCGGTGCGCCGGGATATCGCCGCCGACGAGCCCGCCGTATCCGCGATGGCACGGATCTGCCGGGCGCTCGACGGCATGCCGCTGGCGATCGAATTGGCCGCCGCCCGGCTGCGCACCATGTCCATCGATCAGCTCGCCGACCGGCTCGATGACCGATTCCGCCTGTTGAACAGCGGAAGTCGCACGGCGCTGCCCCGGCATCGGACCTTGCGCGCGGTGGTGGACTGGAGTTGGGATCTGTTGAGCGAGGCCGAGCGCGCCGTCCTGCGACGGCTCTCGGTATTCGCCGACGGGGCGAGTCTGGAAGCGGCCGAACGGGTTTGCGCGGACGAGACGCTCGATTCCGATCAGGTGCTCGAACTGCTGACCGCGCTGGTGGAGAAGTCGCTGATCCTCGCGGACGGCGGCGGCGCACCGCGCTACCGAATGCTCGACACCATCAGGGAATACGCGGCGCACCGGCTTGCCGAGGCCGGGGAAACCGAACAGATTTACCGGGCACACCTCACCTACTTCACCGAGCTGGTCGAGCGGGCCGACCCGCACCTGCGCCGCGCCGGACAACTGGAATGGTTGGCGACGCTGGAGGCCGAGCACGCGAATATCGCCGCCGCCCTGCGCCGCGCGATCGCCGAAGGGCGGGCCGCGGAGGCGATGCGCCTGGTCGCGGCCGCGGGCTGGTACTGGCTGCTCAGCGGACGCAAGGCCGAGGGCACCGAGTTGGGCACCGCGGCGGCCTCGCTGCCCGGCGAGGTGCCCGATGCGGTGCGGGCGATGGCGTATTTCTTTGTCGGACTGTTGGTTACCGCCGGATACGGCGCACCGGAGCAGGCGGAGAAATGGATACATGAGGCGCACCGGTTGGCCGAACGGGCCGCCGGTGGTCATCCGCTGCTCAGCTTCATCGCGCCGTTCGAGGTGATACTGCGGGAGCCGATGGAGTTCGCCGCCGCGTACGAGCCGCTGATCACCAACGACGACCCGTGGCAGCGCGCGCAGGGCAGGCTGCACCGCGGCCGGTTCCGGCTCCGGCTCGGCCTCGACGAGGCGGGCGGGGAGGCCGATATCGCACTGGCCCTCGCCGAGTTCCGCGCGCTCGGTGAGCGATGGGGGATTTCGCTCGCGCTCACCTCGCTCGCCGATCACCTTGCGCTGCACGGCGAATTCGCGCGGGCGTGCGAGCACTACGACGAGGCGATCGCGGCGCTGGCCGAGGTGGGCGCGACCGAGGACGCGGTGGGTGCGCTGGCCCGCCAGGCTCAGCTGTACTGGCTGCTCGGTGACGAGACCCGCAGCAGATCCGCGATGGCCGAGGCGCAGCGGTGTGCGGAACAGATCGTCTGGCCCGACGCGCTCATCGTCCTCGCGCTCGCGAAGGCGGAGTTGGCGCGCTGGCGCGGCGAGCCGGATGAGACATATGAGCAGATCGCCGTGGTGCGGGCGATCTCGGGCGATGCCGAGAACATCAGCGTCGATGCCAGGATCGATGATCTGAACGGCTATCTCGCGCAGGATCTGGAACAGGCTCGGGCATACCGGACCAAGGCGTTCCGTGGGGCCGTCCAGGACGGCTATCAGCCGCTGATCGCGCAGGTGCTGATCGGAATAGCGGATCTCGCGCTGCGCCAGGGCCGGCCCGAGCAGGCCGCGCGCCTGCTCGCGGCGAGCGACAGCGTGCGCGGCATGCCGGACCGCGCACAACCGGATGTGGCCCGGATCGCCGATGACGCGCGAAATCGCCTCGGCGACATCGCATTCGCCGAGGCGACCCGGGTCGGCGGGCAAGCGGATTGGCGCGAATTGGCCGAGCTCACGCTCGCTTCGTGA
- the rplK gene encoding 50S ribosomal protein L11 — protein sequence MPPKKKKVSVVVTLNLEAGNAAMVDLGKMLGPTGVKTIDIKKEYDAATAQQRGEVIPAVVTVFEDRSYELRLKTPPTSFLIRKAIGANSGSARPGNATVGTLTAEQLKSIAQRKMVDLNTESLEAAMKTVAGTARSMGVKVEA from the coding sequence ATGCCTCCGAAGAAGAAGAAGGTCAGCGTTGTCGTAACGCTCAACCTCGAGGCGGGCAATGCCGCCATGGTGGACCTCGGCAAGATGCTCGGCCCCACCGGCGTCAAGACCATCGATATCAAGAAGGAATACGATGCGGCGACCGCGCAGCAGCGCGGCGAGGTCATTCCGGCCGTTGTCACCGTATTCGAGGATCGCAGCTACGAGCTGCGGCTGAAGACGCCGCCCACCTCGTTCCTGATCCGCAAGGCGATCGGCGCGAACTCCGGTTCGGCCCGGCCCGGCAATGCCACCGTCGGCACGCTGACCGCCGAGCAGTTGAAGTCGATCGCGCAGCGAAAGATGGTGGACCTCAACACCGAATCCCTGGAAGCCGCCATGAAGACCGTCGCGGGCACCGCGCGGTCGATGGGCGTCAAGGTCGAGGCCTGA
- a CDS encoding cytochrome P450: protein MTYPFHRDDPFLLPGELCRLRDDSPVPEVTLPSGETAWVLTRYADIRAALRDDRLSRRPIRDQAQATAPDGFDFGASIAEPPGHTRWRRVITPLFGPKQAEDLRDRIGELTDRLLDEFAALEQPADLMSGLAFRLPIRVIAELFGMADDEYDRLAEWASGLRNTGGSMAAFGAAMGALGAFVNELVDRRRADPGRDLLSQLLTGAPDDEEPLTHQELVSTGILLVTAGFETVAIQLGNAFLALFRYPEQRERMQAEPGSMATAVEECLRFAQIGSGFAGAVYATTELTIGGVRIPAGGMVFVRPDLANRDPEQFSDPDLFDVGRTEARQHLTFGGGPHFCLGAALARVELQEGIGRVLRRFPELKLDLDPTAVELVSTPFSHYPRALPVRW, encoded by the coding sequence ATGACCTATCCCTTTCACCGCGACGATCCGTTTCTGCTGCCGGGAGAACTGTGCAGGCTGCGGGATGACTCGCCGGTCCCCGAGGTGACGCTGCCGAGCGGCGAAACCGCCTGGGTGCTCACCCGCTACGCCGATATCCGCGCCGCGCTCCGGGACGATCGGCTGTCCCGGCGCCCCATCCGGGATCAGGCCCAAGCGACCGCGCCGGACGGATTCGATTTCGGCGCATCGATCGCCGAGCCGCCGGGGCACACCCGGTGGCGGCGGGTGATCACCCCGCTCTTCGGGCCGAAGCAGGCCGAGGATCTGCGCGACCGGATCGGCGAGCTCACCGATCGGCTGCTCGACGAATTCGCCGCGCTGGAGCAGCCCGCCGACCTGATGTCGGGTCTGGCCTTCCGGCTGCCGATCCGGGTGATCGCAGAACTGTTCGGGATGGCGGATGACGAATACGACCGGCTGGCCGAGTGGGCGAGCGGGCTGCGCAACACCGGCGGCTCCATGGCCGCCTTCGGCGCCGCGATGGGTGCGCTCGGCGCGTTCGTGAACGAACTGGTCGACCGCCGCCGGGCCGATCCGGGGCGGGATCTGCTCAGCCAACTGCTCACCGGCGCACCCGATGACGAGGAACCGCTGACCCATCAAGAGCTGGTGTCCACCGGGATCCTGCTGGTCACCGCCGGATTCGAGACCGTGGCCATCCAGCTCGGCAATGCCTTCCTCGCGCTGTTCCGGTATCCGGAGCAGCGCGAGCGGATGCAGGCCGAACCCGGCTCGATGGCGACCGCGGTCGAGGAGTGCCTGCGGTTTGCCCAGATCGGCTCGGGCTTCGCCGGGGCGGTGTACGCAACCACCGAGTTAACGATCGGCGGCGTCCGGATACCGGCTGGCGGCATGGTGTTCGTCCGGCCCGATCTGGCCAACCGGGATCCGGAACAGTTCAGCGATCCGGACCTTTTCGATGTTGGAAGGACCGAGGCCAGGCAGCATTTGACCTTCGGCGGTGGCCCGCACTTCTGCCTCGGCGCCGCGCTGGCGCGGGTGGAGCTGCAAGAGGGGATCGGCCGGGTGCTTCGGCGTTTTCCGGAGCTGAAGCTCGATCTCGATCCGACCGCTGTCGAGCTGGTGAGCACGCCGTTCAGCCACTACCCGCGCGCGTTGCCGGTGCGTTGGTGA
- a CDS encoding AfsR/SARP family transcriptional regulator, with protein sequence MLDISLLGNLSVRIDGRSIVPSAAKPRVILALLAANVDSVVSVESITNEIWGNAAPRSARTVIQNYIMALRKLASPTNGATVKEYLRTHSGGYMLAAESASVDMYRFDRASSAGHRAREMGDLEQASQHFADALAVWRGRPLADIRVGNTLGMLAGRLEEARLNVLDRKAEVDLRLGRHHEVLGDLTSLAGQYPTHEGFCAHLMLALYRSGRRPEALHVYRRLRTRMVEDQALEPSPTLRRLHSSMLSGDRTTVSSGIPSDLAARPWTLHAESEV encoded by the coding sequence GTGCTTGATATCAGCCTACTGGGAAATTTATCGGTACGTATCGACGGTCGGTCGATCGTTCCGTCCGCGGCCAAACCGCGGGTAATTCTGGCGCTGCTCGCCGCGAATGTCGACAGCGTGGTCTCGGTCGAATCGATAACTAACGAAATATGGGGTAATGCCGCCCCGCGCAGCGCGCGGACCGTGATCCAGAACTATATTATGGCGCTGCGGAAACTCGCCTCGCCGACCAATGGGGCCACGGTCAAGGAATATCTGCGAACCCATTCCGGCGGTTATATGCTCGCGGCGGAATCGGCGAGTGTGGATATGTATCGTTTCGACCGCGCGTCCTCGGCCGGGCATCGCGCTCGGGAAATGGGCGATCTGGAACAGGCGTCACAGCATTTCGCCGATGCGCTCGCGGTGTGGCGCGGCAGGCCGCTGGCCGATATCCGAGTCGGGAATACGCTCGGCATGTTGGCGGGCCGGCTGGAGGAGGCGCGGCTGAATGTGCTGGACCGGAAGGCGGAGGTCGATCTCCGGCTCGGGCGCCACCACGAGGTGCTCGGCGACCTCACCAGCCTGGCCGGTCAATATCCGACGCACGAGGGGTTCTGCGCCCATCTGATGCTCGCGCTCTACCGGTCCGGTCGGCGACCGGAGGCGCTGCACGTCTATCGCAGATTGCGCACCAGGATGGTCGAGGATCAGGCGCTCGAACCATCGCCGACCCTGCGCAGGCTGCACAGCTCGATGCTCTCGGGCGACCGGACAACGGTCAGCAGCGGCATCCCATCCGATCTGGCCGCGCGGCCGTGGACGCTGCACGCCGAATCCGAGGTGTGA
- a CDS encoding amidase family protein — protein sequence MADDTGDAACLGLREMAAAIARRELSSRDAVSRSLERIQESQRDLNAFRIVRERALTEAAEADALVSAGERPPLLGVPIAVKDNLHIAGEPTAYGCAGTFPKQSADSAVVRRLRDAGAIVVGKTNMCELGRWPFTSGPAFGVTRNPWNLDRTPGGSSGGSAAAVAARLVPAALGSDVGGSIRIPAAWTNLVGIRPTRPARPEMLSAAFPSELNIVGPLARTVSDAALLLDIIHPERAAEIAVRPCRIAVARRAIFPPGPAPLHADIEAGLLRTAAALRGLGHEVSDAESPQDWLVGLNFFTRAANQAGRVASALAEAELDERTRAYTRFGSIIGPLAALAGRTESRSARKIGAVFETCDIVLAPTVPIPALPADCIDMLDDPATRTAVITAFQYTWPWSVLGWPSISIPGGFDSDDIPIGVQLLGPPGSDQLLISVAGQLESELRWDLRSPPYPVHSVVA from the coding sequence GTGGCCGACGATACCGGAGATGCGGCGTGTCTCGGGCTGCGGGAAATGGCAGCCGCGATAGCGCGACGCGAATTGAGTTCGCGTGACGCGGTATCTCGTTCGCTCGAACGGATACAGGAGAGCCAGCGCGATCTGAATGCCTTCCGCATTGTCCGGGAGCGGGCGCTGACGGAGGCCGCCGAGGCGGATGCGCTGGTGTCCGCGGGCGAGCGGCCGCCGCTGCTCGGCGTCCCGATCGCGGTCAAGGACAATCTGCACATTGCCGGCGAGCCGACGGCCTACGGATGTGCCGGTACGTTCCCGAAGCAATCGGCGGATTCGGCGGTCGTGCGGCGACTGCGGGACGCGGGCGCCATCGTGGTCGGCAAAACGAATATGTGCGAGCTCGGGCGCTGGCCGTTCACCAGCGGTCCGGCATTCGGGGTCACCAGGAATCCATGGAATCTCGACCGCACGCCCGGCGGATCCTCCGGTGGCAGCGCGGCGGCGGTGGCGGCCCGGCTGGTGCCCGCCGCGCTCGGTTCCGATGTCGGCGGGTCGATTCGAATCCCCGCGGCCTGGACGAATTTGGTCGGTATCAGGCCCACCAGGCCCGCCCGGCCGGAAATGCTGTCCGCCGCATTTCCCAGCGAGCTGAATATCGTCGGCCCATTGGCCAGGACGGTATCGGATGCGGCGCTACTGCTCGACATCATTCATCCGGAACGGGCGGCGGAAATCGCGGTGCGGCCCTGCCGAATCGCCGTGGCTCGCCGAGCGATTTTCCCGCCGGGTCCGGCACCGCTGCACGCCGACATCGAGGCCGGTCTGCTGCGCACCGCGGCGGCGCTGCGCGGGCTGGGGCACGAGGTATCCGACGCCGAGTCGCCGCAGGATTGGCTGGTCGGCCTGAACTTCTTCACAAGGGCGGCCAACCAGGCGGGCCGGGTCGCCAGTGCGCTCGCCGAAGCGGAACTGGACGAGCGCACGCGGGCATACACCCGATTCGGTTCGATCATCGGTCCGCTGGCCGCACTCGCCGGGCGAACCGAATCGCGATCCGCGCGGAAGATCGGCGCGGTCTTCGAGACCTGCGATATCGTGCTGGCCCCGACCGTTCCGATTCCCGCACTTCCGGCCGACTGCATCGATATGCTGGACGACCCCGCAACGCGAACGGCGGTAATCACCGCATTTCAATATACGTGGCCGTGGAGCGTACTCGGTTGGCCGAGTATTTCGATTCCAGGCGGCTTCGATTCGGATGACATACCGATCGGCGTGCAATTACTCGGCCCGCCCGGTTCCGATCAGCTGCTGATCTCGGTAGCCGGACAATTGGAGTCCGAGCTGCGTTGGGATCTGCGGTCGCCGCCGTATCCGGTGCACAGCGTGGTCGCCTGA
- a CDS encoding TylF/MycF/NovP-related O-methyltransferase produces MAHQDLYLDLLKRAVTGMIYRDPPISPAWGPAVPFDAAARMAGLDCPSRAHTMVGFARLDNLRELTESVLRDGVPGDFLEAGVGRGGAMIFLRGVLRAYGVTDRTVWLADSFQGFPEPPSDTGYRMSDVYGDAKLTAEQYEQAAARMKDEFLNGGSEADVRDNFRAYDLLDEQVRFLPGWLADTLPSAPVERLAILRVDNDLYESTRATLEHLYPKVSPGGYVVVDDYHFLDECRLAVHDYLKSAGEQEPELVTIDQCGVYWRK; encoded by the coding sequence ATGGCGCACCAGGACCTGTACCTGGACCTGTTGAAACGCGCGGTGACCGGCATGATCTACCGCGACCCGCCGATCAGCCCGGCATGGGGGCCCGCCGTGCCGTTCGACGCGGCCGCGCGGATGGCGGGCCTGGACTGCCCGAGCCGGGCGCATACGATGGTCGGCTTCGCCCGGCTCGACAACCTCCGGGAGCTGACGGAATCGGTGCTGCGCGATGGCGTGCCCGGCGATTTCCTGGAGGCCGGGGTCGGCCGTGGCGGCGCGATGATCTTCCTGCGCGGCGTGCTCCGGGCTTACGGCGTCACGGACCGAACGGTATGGCTTGCCGATTCGTTCCAGGGTTTCCCGGAGCCGCCATCCGATACCGGATATCGGATGAGCGATGTTTACGGCGACGCGAAATTAACCGCCGAACAGTACGAGCAGGCGGCCGCGCGGATGAAAGACGAATTTCTGAACGGTGGTTCGGAAGCGGATGTACGGGATAATTTCCGGGCATACGACCTGCTCGACGAACAGGTGCGTTTCCTACCCGGTTGGCTGGCGGATACGCTGCCGAGCGCACCGGTCGAGCGGCTGGCGATCCTGCGGGTGGACAACGACCTTTACGAATCGACCAGGGCCACCCTGGAACACCTGTATCCGAAGGTCTCGCCGGGTGGATATGTGGTGGTGGACGACTATCACTTCCTGGACGAATGCCGGCTCGCGGTGCACGACTACCTGAAGAGCGCGGGCGAGCAGGAGCCGGAGTTGGTCACCATCGATCAATGCGGGGTGTATTGGCGTAAATGA
- a CDS encoding NAD-dependent epimerase/dehydratase family protein: MRVGVTGGNGFIGTYVCEELTQRGHEPVVFDHQRRPHARWEVMLGDIRDASAMVEFAAHCDAVIHLAAVLGTQETLNNPRPAAETNLFGGLNFLESIAQYDLPGVYICVGNHWMNNAYSISKTTVERFVRMYNRDRGTKVNCVRVVNAYGPRQLAAAPFGSSKVRKITPAVVCRGLSGMPVELYGGGRQVSDMVYVGDVARALVSALETAAAGRVLDVVEVGPVESTTIRHMAELAIDLIVERGFARVPIVDLPMRPGEDPTTPVSADTRTLREVGIEPDSLRGLADGLAETIDWFIKTEGEHWKAPHGLTRAA; this comes from the coding sequence ATGAGGGTTGGAGTAACCGGAGGAAACGGGTTCATCGGCACATATGTGTGCGAGGAACTGACACAGCGCGGGCACGAGCCCGTGGTGTTCGACCATCAGCGCCGCCCGCACGCGCGCTGGGAGGTGATGCTCGGCGATATCCGCGACGCGAGCGCGATGGTGGAGTTCGCCGCGCACTGCGACGCCGTCATCCATCTGGCCGCGGTGCTCGGCACGCAGGAGACGCTGAACAATCCGCGCCCGGCGGCGGAGACCAACCTCTTCGGCGGGTTGAACTTCCTCGAGTCGATCGCGCAGTACGACCTGCCCGGCGTGTACATCTGCGTGGGCAACCACTGGATGAACAACGCCTACTCGATCTCCAAGACGACCGTCGAGCGATTCGTCCGGATGTACAACCGGGACCGGGGTACCAAGGTCAACTGTGTGCGGGTGGTAAATGCCTACGGCCCAAGGCAATTGGCGGCCGCGCCGTTCGGGTCCAGCAAGGTCCGCAAGATCACCCCGGCGGTGGTGTGCCGCGGGTTGTCCGGCATGCCGGTCGAGTTGTACGGCGGCGGGCGTCAGGTGTCGGACATGGTGTACGTCGGCGATGTCGCGCGGGCGCTGGTATCGGCGCTGGAGACGGCCGCGGCCGGGCGGGTGCTCGACGTGGTCGAGGTCGGGCCGGTCGAATCGACCACCATCCGGCATATGGCCGAACTGGCCATCGATCTCATCGTGGAACGCGGCTTCGCCAGGGTGCCGATCGTCGACCTGCCGATGCGCCCCGGCGAGGATCCGACCACCCCGGTCTCCGCGGACACCCGGACGCTGCGTGAGGTCGGCATCGAACCCGACTCGCTGCGCGGGTTGGCCGACGGGCTCGCCGAGACGATCGACTGGTTCATCAAGACCGAGGGCGAGCACTGGAAGGCCCCGCACGGGCTCACCCGCGCGGCCTGA